A genomic window from Carassius auratus strain Wakin chromosome 19, ASM336829v1, whole genome shotgun sequence includes:
- the limd1b gene encoding LIM domain-containing protein 1, with product MDTNSLCFGTCAKCTGGVYGAAQGCQAMGQVYHDSCFTCCVCGQKLKGKAFYEFSGQVFCEEDYLYSSVKHFAEVCTSCGYLITDMVLQALGKSFHPDCFRCFICNEKLEGQPFSVDTQNKIYCVKDYHRILAQTCAICEQLILPTKGSNEIVRVMSMGKSYHVTCYEGKSYI from the exons ATGGACACAAACTCTCTATGCTTTG GTACATGTGCGAAGTGCACTGGAGGTGTTTACGGAGCTGCTCAGGGCTGCCAGGCCATGGGACAAGTGTACCATGACAGCTGCTTCACCTGCTGTGTCTGCG GCCAGAAACTGAAAGGGAAGGCGTTttatgaattttcaggacaggTGTTCTGCGAGGAGGATTATTTG TATTCCAGCGTCAAGCACTTCGCAGAGGTCTGCACATCCTGCGGATATTTAATCACAGATATG GTGCTCCAGGCTTTGGGAAAGTCCTTCCATCCTGACTGTTTCCGCTGTTTCATCTGTAATGAGAAACTGGAGGGACAGCCATTTAGTGTTGACACACAAAACAAGATATATTGTGTGAAAGATTACCACAG GATTCTGGCACAGACATGTGCTATATGTGAACAGCTCATCCTTCCTACTAAG gGTTCAAATGAGATTGTGCGAGTGATGTCCATGGGAAAAAGCTACCACGTGACCTGTTATGAAGGAAAAAGCTACATTTAA
- the cdcp1b gene encoding CUB domain-containing protein 1 yields MCSCVFPVCIGLILLQIHKISECHKIEVSPDSGTIIIFKAQSQDCSVCKDEGPSQTCNSELELTEAQPTTVTFNCSQPGDVFNVEINQKIDCSTTDCSIIAVPLNSTRFLEFTRTFNWDLKVQSGKVFQLDFPSPGMRQIKPSQSCPDKNTYTIIAYQRTGPANIGSFCRNGPISRIQVLYRGRVTLEVPKGTDLNPSDFKVSMGPAARGVVEMDVKLPRGPFSVDFFTPDYAKGYYDEQKMKWNFAVKPMQNFTVRFQHYTPPQCQKKAVMCDYALGDKTSFTVAPTETQPANKQGDFSLTLTNCDAKKVANVPGLSLNFNVEVFRSGTPYLCTVDLRNEEGLSLQIENKNPESYCEMSLNSVMQEKIVVPAGTKADLSFLDCPVQDLQLTATKVIDCPSVSARDVTGPSLTIPTLDPSLPVSLHQFTWLLRLQDQSTVDLMPLKGSRLHQSVPDKQCNERVSLLISETEGSHIGQFCSAAEGTIQKIQIKGNVSITITPNIIKYLSQEKGPFLTIGISPEITENVIYTVSPLISGPMYLATPNWPDGMNPSSSASWIINIPQEYKAELLFSNVSQPKCDSGHTEVSIGSLDSQDQTQSWREDQSFIVPVLQQQSFYLNMSNCEPKSDRFAVLSKISLLKETKKFLGIILAIVGGLLLLVIIAVIVVCVIRKRKNKPNNNTSSIFMPSGKPVPLGNAGFPKTRADNESHVYASIDDPTMYGYLGDKNQPTEVDNGAWSNGHQVDAYRPFTGPTNSIPAAMVSSTKYSLDIREGDAFQPFLNPPNTFNLPRPHSPLILQGSLGFEDRRMMDNTLNTFKSGRDINPIRLSSDKSRLQPQMDSDSDSYPEPEYEETM; encoded by the exons ATGTGTTCATGCGTGTTTCCAGTCTGCATTGGATTGATTTTACTGCAGATTCACAAAATCTCAG aaTGTCATAAAATAGAAGTGAGCCCTGACTCTGGCACCATCATAATCTTCAAAGCACAAAGTCAGGACTGTAGCGTGTGTAAGGATGAAGGTCCGTCTCAGACCTGCAACTCCGAGCTCGAACTTACTGAAGCTCAGCCCACCACCGTGACTTTCAACTGCTCTCAGCCGGGGGACGTCTTTAATGTGGAGATCAACCAAAAAATCG ATTGCTCAACAACAGACTGCAGCATTATTGCAGTGCCTCTGAATTCAACACGATTCCTGGAGTTCACCAGAACCTTCAACTGGGATCTGAAGGTTCAGTCAGGCAAAGTGTTCCAGCTAGACTTCCCATCTCCAGGAATGAGACAGATCAAGCCTTCACAATCATGTCCAGACAAAAACACATACACCATCATCGCATACCAGCGCACAGGACCGGCCAACATCGGCTCGTTCTGTCGGAACGGTCCCATCAGCCGTATCCAGGTCTTGTATAGAGGTCGAGTGACTCTGGAGGTTCCCAAAGGTACAGACCTGAACCCATCTGACTTCAAAGTGTCCATGGGACCAGCAGCAAGAG GAGTAGTGGAGATGGATGTCAAGCTGCCCAGAGGACCGTTTTCTGTTGATTTCTTTACTCCAGACTACGCCAAAGGCTACTACGATGAACAAAAAATGAAGTGGAACTTTGCTGTTAAGCCTATGCAAAATTTTACTGTTCGCTTTCAACATTACACTCCACCACAATGCCAGAAGAAAGCCGTTATGTGTGATTATGCACTGGGAGACAAGACTTCATTCACAGTGGCTCCAACAGAAACTCAGCCGGCTAATAAACAGGGAGATTTCAGCCTGACTCTGACCAACTGTGATGCAAAGAAAGTGGCGAATGTTCCTGGGCTTTCCTTGAACTTCAACGTGGAGGTGTTCAGGAGTGGGACTCCAT ATCTTTGCACTGTGGATCTCCGGAATGAAGAGGGATTGAGTctgcaaatagaaaataaaaacccGGAGTCGTACTGTGAAATGAGCCTGAACTCTGTGATGCAGGAGAAAATAGTGGTTCCTGCGGGCACCAAAGCTGACCTGTCCTTCCTCGACTGCCCCGTGCAGGATCTGCAGCTGACAGCCACCAAAGTCATAG ATTGTCCCAGTGTGTCTGCCCGTGATGTGACCGGGCCGTCCCTCACCATTCCCACCCTGGACCCTAGTCTTCCTGTTTCCCTCCATCAGTTCACCTGGCTGCTCCGTTTACAGGATCAAAGCACCGTGGATCTCATGCCTCTCAAGGGAAGCAGGCTTCACCAGTCTGTACCAGACAAGCAGTGTAACGAGAGAGTCTCGCTGCTCATCTCTGAGACTGAGGGCTCCCACATCGGACAGTTTTGCTCTGCAGCTGAAGGCACTATCCAAAAAATCCAAATCAAAGGAAACGTTTCCATCACTATAACTCCTAATATCATAAAATACCTGAGCCAGGAAAAAGGACCTTTCTTAACTATCGGCATTAGTCCAGAGATCACGG AAAATGTAATCTACACTGTATCTCCACTCATTTCTGGACCCATGTACCTTGCAACCCCAAACTGGCCCGACGGCATGAATCCTTCCTCGTCCGCCTCATGGATCATCAACATTCCCCAAGAGTACAAGGCCGAGCTGTTGTTCTCCAACGTCAGCCAGCCCAAATGTGATTCGGGCCACACCGAGGTCTCGATCGGCTCGCTGGACTCTCAAGACCAAACGCAGTCCTGGAGAGAAGATCAGAGCTTCATCGTTCCTGTTCTCCAACAGCAGAGCTTCTACCTGAACATGTCCAACTGTGAGCCCAAGAGCGACCGCTTCGCTGTGCTCTCGAAGATCAGTCTGCTGAAGGAAACCA AGAAGTTCCTGGGCATTATCTTGGCTATAGTCGGAGGGCTGCTGTTGTTGGTTATCATCGCAGTTATAGTTGTGTGCGTCATTCGAAA aagGAAAAACAAACCCAATAACAACACGTCCTCCATCTTTATGCCCAGCGGGAAACCTGTCCCTCTGGGTAACGCCGGCTTCCCAAAAACCAGAGCAGACAATGAGTCCCATGTATATGCCTCTATCGACGACCCCACCATGTACGGATACCTTGGGGACAAGAACCAACCTACAGAGGTTGACAACGGAGCCTGGAGCAACGGACATCAGGTGGATGCGTACCGTCCATTCACGGGCCCCACGAACTCCATCCCAGCAGCTATGGTTTCTTCTACTAAATATTCGCTGGACATAAGAGAAGGAGATGCATTTCAGCCTTTCCTAAACCCACCCAACACCTTTAACCTGCCGAGGCCTCACTCGCCGCTCATATTGCAGGGAAGCTTAGGGTTCGAAGATCGCAGGATGATGGATAACACGCTGAACACTTTCAAGAGTGGCAGGGATATAAATCCCATTCGTCTGTCCTCTGATAAATCCAGACTACAACCACAAATGGATTCAGACTCAGATTCTTATCCTGAGCCAGAATACGAGGAGACCATGTGA
- the exosc7 gene encoding exosome complex component RRP42: MAAVQVSEAEKVYIMHGVRDDLRLDGRGCEDYRHMEIETDVVSNTDGSAKISLGHTDVLVGVKAEIGKPRAMVPDEGYLEFFVDCSANATPEFEGRGGEELGVELSNTLYKVFNNRHSVDLRSLCICPGENCWVLYVDVLLLQCDGNLFDAISIAIKAALFNTRIPKVHISEDEEGVKEIELSDDPYDCMRLNVENVPCIVTLCKVGHRHVVDATLQEKACSVASLLISVTHRGTVTCVRKMGGGSLDPESIFEMTEAGKRVGKALHAPLMELLQKEESLGKKRQKVGFLG, translated from the exons ATGGCAGCAGTTCAAGTAAGCGAAGCGGAGAAGGTTTATATTATGCATGGAGTCCGT GATGACCTGAGACTGGACGGGCGAGGATGTGAAGACTACAGACACATGGAGATCGAGACGGATGTGGTGTCAAACACTGATGGTTCTGCTAAAATCAGTCTT GGTCACACAGATGTTCTTGTAGGAGTTAAGGCAGAGATTGGGAAACCCAGAGCCATGGTACCAGATGAAGGCTATCTGGAGTTCTTTGTGGACTG CTCAGCGAACGCCACTCCAGAGTTTGAGGGGCGTGGAGGGGAGGAGCTGGGGGTGGAGCTTAGTAACACGCTCTATAAAGTGTTCAACAACAGACACAGCGTGGACCTGCGTTCCCTCTGCATCTGTCCGGGAGAGAACTGCTGGGTGCTGTACGTGGATGTGTTG CTGCTGCAGTGTGATGGAAACCTGTTTGATGCCATATCCATTGCGATAAAAGCTGCTCTGTTTAATACACG AATTCCCAAAGTGCACATATCTGAGGATGAGGAGGGAGTGAAGGAGATCGAGCTGTCAGACGACCCTTACGACTGCATGCGGCTCAATGTGGAAAATGTGCCATGTATCGTAACCCTCTGCAAG gtTGGTCACAGACATGTGGTGGACGCCACGCTGCAGGAAAAGGCCTGCTCTGTGGCCAGTCTCCTGATTTCAGTCACACACCGAGGGACGGTCACGTGCGTCAGGAAAATGGGAGGAGGAAGTCTGGACCCAGAAAGTATCTTTGAGATGACAGAG GCTGGGAAGCGTGTGGGCAAGGCTCTTCATGCGCCTCTCATGGAGCTGCTGCAGAAAGAAGAAAGTCTTGGCAAGAAACGGCAGAAAGTGGGATTCCTCGGATAG
- the clec3bb gene encoding tetranectin has translation MRLRDGCILLGVLLLLTHTSHQQKPNAKKDSSATLKDLQQQIDDIVVELNLLKEQQALQTVCLKGTKIPGKCFLVDSVKKSYHTASEDCIAKGGILSTPLSSDENTRLYDYVRQSIGPDAEIWLGINDMQTEGVWMDQAGSSIRYKNWKPPQPDGRIAENCAVLSGASGGKWLDENCREERASVCEFNIV, from the exons ATGAGACTCCGAGACGGCTGTATTCTGCTGGGAGTCCTGCTGCtcctcacacacacctcacaccagCAGAAACCCAATGCTAAAAAAG ACTCCAGCGCTACTTTGAAGGACCTGCAACAGCAGATCGATGACATTGTGGTGGAACTGAATCTTCTAAAGGAGCAGCAGGCCCTGCAGACCG TCTGTCTGAAAGGCACGAAGATCCCTGGTAAGTGTTTTCTGGTGGACAGCGTGAAGAAGAGCTACCACACGGCCAGTGAAGACTGCATCGCCAAGGGAGGAATCCTCAGCACTCCGCTGTCTTCTGACGAAAACACGCGACTATATGATTACGTGCGCCAGAGCATCGGGCCGGACGCTGAAATCTGGCTGGGCATCAATGACATGCAGACGGAGGGCGTGTGGATGGACCAGGCCGGCTCAAGCATCCGCTACAAGAACTGGAAGCCCCCGCAGCCCGATGGTAGAATCGCAGAAAACTGCGCCGTACTCTCCGGCGCTTCCGGCGGGAAGTGGCTGGACGAGAACTGTCGCGAGGAGAGAGCTTCCGTCTGCGAGTTCAACATCGTCTGA